A region of the Notolabrus celidotus isolate fNotCel1 chromosome 18, fNotCel1.pri, whole genome shotgun sequence genome:
TATTTGAAAACACAAGTTGCACAAGTTTTTAGCAAAGCAGTACTATgatctaaaatataaataattagggatgcacgatattatcggcacattatcggccaatattggctttaaaatgaactatcaaACATCGGCCAAGACACTGATATCCGCCGATATTATTAACCAATAAAacaatgggctgctgcacacatgttgggctcatgttttaagttaaattagaatttaagcagcagtctgtaagatACATGTAGTTGACTAATTTAGGCAGATtaactgtcaaagagtaaaccgttttatttaatttgggtttaattgctgtatagttgcacttttcacatgttctctgtgaacagaggttaggttttcttactatgtcaaatgtgaaattggccaaatttgccctggttgtggggattgtatgattgtctcagggagagcatcatccaagttttaagaaggatgtatctgtttgtatgaatttattttgaaagcaattatcataaaaaaatatgcagttttaagtattaagtatttttcttattttgcacaagaaatgaatattacataacaaatgtgataagagtatcaccataatactgtaaagaaaataatttatgatcgctgcaattaggtgtgtgggaaaaaatatcggtattcagttaaatgagttgtaaaatatcggcatatcggatatcAAAAAttcaatattgtgcatccctataAATAAGGAATCATTGAAAACAGAAATAAGGCTTACATTTTTTGTTACCATGAGCAAAAACCTTGGAGTAAGCTCAAACATGGGGCTTACtactttgttattattatattgacgtgatgaaacagattttttttgccaCTGTCATTGATAAATGACACATTATTTGCAGATTGGCCCTCAGCCGATACAATGTTGAATCCCTAATTTCTATTGCATTTGACTTTGAAGCCTTCGTTGTTATAGAGCTCAAGTGATTAACCAATCTGAAAGGTTTGAGGTCATCATAACACACCTTCATTCATAAATGTTTGCAATATAAATTAACAATTTGCTCGCACATTTTCTGATTGGTGTGAAGCAATGAGTTTTTGCATTGTTCCTCGTAGTATATTTGTCTTTCTTAGTTGAAAAGTGTGCTTCCAAAATTCTTGTATTATCCTGTATACTACTTAAGTGTCACTCGTGTGgttttgtttactttgtgttttcagGAAGGAATTCGTTGATGGCTGTAAGGCCATTCAGGCTGACAGCCTCGAGGGCATCTGTGCACGTTTCCCCTTCATGCTATTAGACGCCCAAGGCGAGGAAAACTTTAAGGACCTGTACCGCTTCACCTTCCAGTTTGGCCTGGACGCTGACGAGGGACAACGCTCACTACAGCGTGAAATCGCCATAGCGCTGTGGCGCCTTGTTTTCACCCAGGACATGCCCGAGATCCTGGAGCGCTGGCTGGACTTCCTGTCGGAGAACCCTTCAAGCATTCGGGGCATCTCAAGGGACACATGGAACATGTTCCTGAACTTCACTCAGGCCATTGGGCCTGACCTGAGTAACTACAGCGAGGACGAGGCCTGGCCCAGCCTCTTTGATAGCTTTGTAGAGTGGGAGCTGGAGCGcaggaaaaaggaggaggaactGGCACTGAAGGcgaaggaggaagaggggatgTGTACTGAGACAGAGTGTTCTCCCACCACAGACAGACGTGACACAGAGGGAAGCCGCGGCTCACAGACGTGGGGGGGTCACTGACCAGgaaacatgaaatatttgtaAAGGAGGGAAGGATGTGACACACGTGAACTGTGCATCTGTGAATCCTTGGATGAATATTAGTATTACAATGACAGCTGTTCATTTcgctctcctcttctgtcaggTGGGATTCATGCTTTGCAAccttgtttttggtttttgaaAGGGCTCTAAGAACTGTTGTGTTTTAAGCACTTCTATTTAagttattgttttacttttttctccTCCCATGAGTGTTTTTAGTAATTGGACATGTGGTCCATTTTAACATATACCTACCTACCATAACCCAGCAGAGTTAGCTCAATAAAGgcttggttttaaaaacagtcGTCAGAAAGCCATAATCTTTCCCCACATTACTCATATAGACAGTTGATTTTGAACAGGTAACACTGCTGATATGTTTTGTGCAAGGGttagtaaataataaataagaagggaAATTTTGTCAACCTGTGGACAAAAAGTCGTTCATCACCGAAAAATGAGATTTACAAGCATCAGGGCCATTGAACTCCTCTTGACTGAACTTATCCAGATGGATTGTATGTTTTTATCTTGCAGTGCTGTGAGGATCAATCGATTACACATACTTTGCCTTCACAACTGTTGGCCTGTAATATCAAGGCAAACAATGATGGATCACAGCTCTATCGTAAGGGCATTCAACTTTTAAATGACTAAAAAGTTACATTCGTGGTAACAGACCCATCCTCTCTTCTGCGTTGAGTGTTTTGAGTGCTTCTAGTGCAGTTAGCGGCTTAGCTTGTTTAAGCAGCTTGCTGTGCCCCTTTTTACCTTTAGCATGAACCATTTTGATGTCCACCTCCTTTCAAGAAAGCGGTTAAGTGTAAACCACACAATGATGCTGGCTTTTATCTGAGATTCCTCACTGATCTCGTTTGAAGAGGtctggaattaaaaaaaatggcttAAGCAAGGTCTTGGTGCATTAACACTGGGCAACACGCAAAGAAATATATTGATTACCTTCAGGAATTATGATTTTTCACATCTTAAAACTACTCTATTTAAAAAGTCTGCATACTCCACAAATATTGTTGACTGCTGCTGGTGATGGTTGTAGTGGATTGCACAAAAACCAATGGCATGCTTAGTGGATAAACTTGCAGTGCTTTGAAAAGAGATTGATGTCAACCACATGATTTCCATTGCAAACTTTTTCCAAACTATAGGTGGCTCTTCAGTATAGCTTTGAGTGTTTTGAGATGAGCGAATGAGTATTAACTAGACATGTGGGCTAATCAAGACGAGTCTGCAATATGGGTCCAATGTGGTAAGAAGTTGGCCATAACCTGATCTGTTTGGTTTACATCCAAAATGGTTTTATTTCAGACCCTTTTGTCCtttttatataaaatgtattgatttataataaataaaaacagtgttgaACTTTTGACTGTTGACCTGTGAAATCTGTgcagtattatttattttcagcgTTCTTTCTGCTGAGGGAAACATTGGCATACCACTTTTTTCGGTGCTCCAGAGATGTATGTGCTTTTAAGATCTTGTGCAGCAGGgatgtcaaacatacggcccgtgggccaaaaccggaggttccaatctggcccgcaggatgactttgcaaagtgaaaaattgcagggaatacatttacttaaatttttcaataaaagtaactactatttcgaatttgtcctctgggggtcgcatactaTCAAATGGCTGACGGAGTGCACCTGAACGGCGCTCCTGGACTTTTTTTCTATGGGGGGGgagagaatatttgcagtttgcataatctggatgAATtttatagactttttagagcgcTTCAAGATATAATCAACTCTAAAGTTTAAGTATGTGGAAGCGGTGGATCCACTATTTTCGAAAGGAGCCTCATATCGTGCTCATGCTTACCGTACATGTGGGTGCAGCATAGGTGCGCTCcttcactactaacactagcactactgtgtcaggtgaatgggaaacctgtgtgtttgttatgttcGCAGCAAGTTTCAGTCCTTAAACAGTAAAATGTTCAGCCcgactatgagactcatcatagcgaaattaaatgtgtacattttttagaatgtacttgtactttttttgcgcTAAAACGAAGGGGAAAATttggagttgtcgttatttagaGCGTTTTTATGTTGTAATTCTATtagtccggcccacttgagatcaactcAGGCTATATGTGGCCCCGGAACTGAAGTGAGTTTGACACTCCCATGTGGAGGCTTGTATGGATACAGAAGAATCAGGGAGGGAGTGGACAgcgtgtgggcgtggcctacaCTGGTGCAGCTCTTATGATTGGTGGACAGCTGTCCTGTTACCAACCAACACTACACACTTGACACATGAGAAAACACATCAAAACTCATAAATTACTGCTAAAATGACTCATGCAATAATCTGATGTTTTAAAGTACCCAAATGTGGCAAGCATGGATTCATTAAACCTAAAGACACAAGACTTAGTCTGTAGTTTAACTTAATTGGGGATATTTCTCTAACTTAACATTTTTCTATCCTTACTTTTCTGacattgtttcttttaaaatctcTGCCATGATTTTGAAATCACCAAAACCAGAATCAAaagacatatttgaaaaatgtgtgcCTGTTTACAGATGCATCTTTTCAAATATGTCTTTTCCACCTCATTCACTGACTCAATGTTATCCAATTGCATGCGCTGTAGTGATGCTTGATATACTCAAGACTAGAGCAGCAGTTTGTTTGCATTCATTTTGTGATGattaagcagtggtggacaaagtacacagcttcattacttaagtcaaagtatagatcctcctggtcaaatattactccaatgcaagtgaaagttgctctggcaaattattacttgagttaaagtactgaagtacttgcttttaaaaaatacctaagtattcaaagtacttcttcaaaatctcaaaacgttttattttcacaatacatattTGCAGTCAAGAacacataggagtacattccgttacatcatgtttatctataaaccattatttgaaatctctaaaaactatatcatggaataaaaacagcaactaagttactccaagcacagaaaactgtttgaaatgttcctctgaatgaaacaaaggttatgtagctcaacacgctttctcaggttggacagtgaatttttgtatgtttgggcagagtgggaaacagggtgaacatttcaaatgatacgtatcattcttcattttaaaaacctctaacaggctgaagatatggccgtgagtgctcatgtggagaattatatccatcattaccacctctaaatgaactgcctgacctgagtgaaacatgctctgtgtttgcttcaaccgtggagacgcacgatatacaggtacgactaaaacACTGAGAccaacagaactacacaaacacattttactgtcttagagATCAGAACAGAAGCAAAAgaagtgagtaactagagcattgatagaaatgtagtggagtaaaaagtacgaCTGTCTTCTGAAtgaagtggagtaaaagtaataagttccccccaaaaataatactcaagtaaagagcagatactcaaaaaatgtacttaagtacagcactcaagtaaatttactctgttactttCCACCACTGTGTTTAAGTGTATATTGTTTACAGTCTGTGAGTGTGAATATAGTTGCTATACATGCTGCATCATGTTGACCTGCGAAATATGTGCAGTATGACTTATTTTCGGCGTCTTTTCTGCTGAGGGACACATTTGCATTGCATACCACTTTCCCCCGGTGCTCCAGAGGTGTATGTGTTTTTAAGATCTTGTAGAGGCTTGTACGGATACAGGAGCATCAGGGAGGGAGCGGGCAGGGTGTGGGCGCGGCTTATACTGATGCGGCTCTTATGATTGGTGGACAGCTATCCTGGTTACCAACCAACACTACACAGTACTGGACACATGAGAAAACAGATCAAAACTCGTAAATTACTGATAAAATGACTCATGCAATACGTCTGTGCAGCGAAG
Encoded here:
- the dcun1d3 gene encoding DCN1-like protein 3, with protein sequence MGQCVTKCKNPTSSLGSKSGDKESGSKSHHKKGGGAGGGGHKEEPSAPCSKAISELSNGTKALEVTVETPVIPALMGEPRKDETLDGDGLSLMRIEELFCCYKDEKEDAILEEGMESFCNDLCVDPAEFRVLVLAWKFQAATMCKFTRKEFVDGCKAIQADSLEGICARFPFMLLDAQGEENFKDLYRFTFQFGLDADEGQRSLQREIAIALWRLVFTQDMPEILERWLDFLSENPSSIRGISRDTWNMFLNFTQAIGPDLSNYSEDEAWPSLFDSFVEWELERRKKEEELALKAKEEEGMCTETECSPTTDRRDTEGSRGSQTWGGH